One segment of Rhinatrema bivittatum chromosome 14, aRhiBiv1.1, whole genome shotgun sequence DNA contains the following:
- the SLC5A11 gene encoding sodium/myo-inositol cotransporter 2, which yields MESRTTVSTASAATTPALDAFPQQTLEAVDIVVLVLYFVFVLAVGLWSMFRTKRSTVKGYFLAGKDMVWWPVGASLFASNVGSGHFVGLAGTGAASGIAVAAYELNGMFCVLLLGWLFLPIYISSGVTTMPEYLKKRFGGKRIGIFLTVLYLFIYIFTKISVDIYAGALFIQQALHWNLYVAVSGLLVITAIYTVAGGLAAVIYTDALQTLIMVIGALILMGFSFVEVGGLDALQVKYFSAIPSNHTGNNTCGLPRLDAFHIFRDPVTSDLPWPGILVGLTIPSIWYWCTDQVIVQRSLSAKNLSHAKGASLMAAYLKILPLFIMVLPGMISRVLFPDLVACADPESCKSICGNPSGCSDIAYPKLVIELLPIGLRGLMMSVMIAALMSSLTSIFNSASTIFTVDLWRLFRPRSSEWELMIVGRVFVLVLVVVSILWIPLVQSSQGGQLFIYIQSISSYLQPPVAVVFISGCFWKRANEQGAFWGLITGLAVGICRMVLDFVYVAPRCDEVDNRPAVVKYVHYLYFAMILTLFTVIVVVTVSLLTEAPSKDMVSRLTWFTRWDSDAKSPERAIEPTTSALDSQAPREAESPSANVDVKSSPEDASTDISNRTSAASRLKKIVYWICGMEANQDADKDAPPVPQEPVEVLLRENSFQKQVLDINLIVCFSAGVFLWGYFA from the exons TCCATGTTCCGGACAAAGCGCAGTACTGTGAAAGGTTACTTCCTGGCTGGAAAGGACATGGTCTGGTGGCCT gttggcGCCTCCTTGTTTGCAAGTAacgtgggcagtgggcattttgtAGGCCTGGCAGGGACAGGTGCAGCCTCTGGGATTGCTGTTGCTGCCTATGAGCTGAAT gGGATGTTCTGTGTCCTGCTCCTGGGATGGCTTTTTTTACCTATTTACATCTCTTCTGGG GTAACCACCATGCCCGAATACCTGAAGAAACGCTTTGGAGGAAAGAGGATAGGGATATTTCTGACAGTTCTCTATCTCTTCATCTACATATTCACAAAGATATCT GTTGACATTTATGCAGGAGCACTGTTTATCCAGCAAGCTTTACACTGGAACCTGTATGTTGCTGTGAGTGGTTTGCTTGTCATCACAGCCATCTACACTGTTGCAG GTGGGCTAGCGGCAGTAATATACACAGATGCCTTGCAGACCCTGATCATGGTGATTGGAGCACTGATCCTCATGGGTTTCA GTTTTGTGGAAGTTGGTGGTTTAGATGCTCTGCAGGTGAAGTACTTTAGTGCAATTCCCAGTAACCACACCGGAAACAACACTTGTGGTTTACCCAGATTAGATGCCTTCCACATTTTCCGAGATCCTGTGACCTCTGACCTCCCTTGGCCAGGAATCTTGGTTGGACTGACCATTCCATCTATTTGGTACTGGTGTACAGATCAG GTAATAGTTCAGAGATCTCTGTCTGCTAAAAACCTCTCACATGCTAAGGGGGCCTCACTGATGGCTGCGTATCTAAAGATCCTGCCTCTGTTCATAATGGTCTTGCCAGGCATGATCAGCAGAGTCCTCTTCCCAG ATCTGGTGGCCTGTGCTGATCCTGAGAGTTGTAAGAGTATTTGTGGCAATCCCTCGGGATGTTCTGACATCGCTTACCCAAAGCTGGTTATTGAGCTCCTACCCATAG GGTTAAGAGGGCTTATGATGTCAGTTATGATTGCCGCTCTTATGTCCTCACTGACTTCCATTTTTAATAGCGCAAGCACCATCTTCACAGTTGACCTGTGGCGTCTCTTCCGTCCTCGCTCCTCTGAGTGGGAGCTCATGATTGTAGGCAG GGTCTTTGTGTTGGTGTTGGTTGTCGTGTCCATTCTGTGGATCCCACTGGTACAGTCCAGCCAGGGTGGACAGCTGTTTATTTATATCCAGTCCATCAGCTCCTACCTGCAGCCCCCTGTGGCCGTGGTGTTTATCAGCGGCTGCTTCTGGAAGCGAGCAAATGAGCAG GGCGCGTTCTGGGGCTTAATCACTGGATTAGCTGTGGGTATCTGCCGAATGGTGCTGGACTTTGTTTACGTGGCTCCTCGGTGTGATGAGGTGGACAACCGCCCAGCGGTGGTGAAATATGTGCACTACCTTTACTTTGCCATGATTCTTACACTGTTCACGGTCATAGTGGTGGTGACAGTCAGCCTGCTCACGGAAGCACCCTCCAAGGACATG GTGAGTCGTCTTACCTGGTTCACACGTTGGGATTCAGACGCCAAGAGTCCTGAAAGAGCAATAGAACCAACCACATCTGCTCTGGACTCCCAAGCCCCAAGAGAAGCAGAGAGCCCATCTGCTAACGTGGACGTGAAGAGCTCTCCTGAGGATGCTTCCACTGACATAA GTAACAGAACATCTGCTGCATCCAGGCTGAAGAAAATTGTATACTGGATCTGTGGGATGGAGGCTAATCAGGATGCGGACAAAGATGCGCCCCCcgtgccacaagaacctgtcgaAGTCCTGCTCCGGGAGAATTCCTTTCAGAAGCAGGTTCTAGATATCAATCTGATTGTGTGTTTCAGCGCTGGGGTCTTCCTCTGGGGATACTTTGCATAG